A genomic window from Pseudomonadales bacterium includes:
- a CDS encoding NAD(+)/NADH kinase, whose translation MPTSLLPTIGIVANPASGKDIRRLIARASVFDNQEKQAIVRRLLAGALAQQRGITCRIAYLNDAHGIVAGALEAYAWDTRLCTAIDHISEAVAVTRSGKADDTIRAARALAQLPADIVLTLGGDGTNRAFALGWQNAPMIPISTGTNNVFPGLIEATIAGAAAGLIASGAVTLAEVAQMQKIIRIEIEGERPDLALIDAVLVDERFIGARALLAPEQLRLALLTRADPAAVGITSIGGLIHPVSGQDDHGLLLRFGDGLSVHAPIAPGYYRRLSVAQHSTVNFSTPIEIQGPGVLAFDGERERVLEPGQRATFTIERNGPQLVDIQATMNLAARRGLFVRKGS comes from the coding sequence ATGCCTACCTCCTTACTTCCGACGATCGGCATAGTTGCGAATCCCGCATCCGGCAAAGACATCCGTCGCCTCATCGCGCGGGCGTCGGTATTCGACAATCAGGAAAAGCAGGCCATCGTGCGTCGACTGCTGGCCGGTGCCCTCGCCCAGCAGCGGGGCATCACCTGTCGCATCGCCTATCTGAACGATGCCCACGGCATCGTGGCTGGCGCGCTCGAAGCATATGCGTGGGACACAAGGCTGTGCACGGCGATAGACCACATTTCCGAGGCGGTCGCCGTAACCCGCAGCGGCAAGGCGGATGACACCATTCGCGCAGCCAGAGCGCTGGCACAACTGCCGGCGGATATCGTTCTGACCCTCGGTGGCGACGGGACCAATCGTGCCTTTGCTCTGGGCTGGCAGAATGCGCCCATGATCCCGATCTCCACCGGTACCAACAACGTATTTCCGGGATTGATCGAAGCGACGATTGCCGGTGCAGCCGCCGGTCTGATCGCATCCGGCGCAGTCACCCTGGCGGAGGTGGCACAGATGCAGAAGATCATCCGCATCGAAATCGAGGGAGAACGCCCCGACCTTGCCCTGATCGATGCGGTGCTGGTGGACGAGCGTTTCATCGGCGCCCGTGCTCTGCTCGCACCGGAGCAGCTGCGACTGGCCCTGCTGACCCGGGCCGATCCCGCAGCTGTGGGTATCACCTCGATCGGCGGGCTGATTCACCCTGTCTCCGGGCAGGATGATCATGGTCTGCTGCTGCGCTTCGGAGATGGTCTGAGCGTGCATGCTCCGATCGCACCCGGTTACTATCGGCGTCTGTCGGTTGCACAGCACAGTACCGTAAATTTTTCCACACCCATCGAGATCCAGGGGCCCGGAGTGCTGGCCTTCGACGGCGAACGGGAGCGGGTACTCGAACCCGGCCAGCGGGCCACTTTCACCATCGAGCGCAACGGTCCGCAACTGGTCGACATTCAGGCCACGATGAACCTGGCCGCGCGGCGCGGTCTGTTTGTCCGGAAAGGGAGTTAG
- a CDS encoding SDR family oxidoreductase gives MSDRLKGQVAIITGASRGLGQYCAAGFAQEGARVAVVARTEEEKDQRLPGTIHHTADLIRRSGGEALAVVCNVADPASVQAMVESVLGEWGRIDILMNNAAIQPPGEHSDIQEKHWNLMYNINVNGPLRCIRAVLPTMLQQKHGNIINISSAATLGGSPYGGTKRALEAMTEGLAAELRNRGIAVNALKPVSAIETPGFRFAQLPREESQASAAKLPPPDSYVEAAVLLACQTPDTYTGRINNDAEVLAILADPATQERMRKLNPEDWVAAMDGS, from the coding sequence ATGTCAGATCGACTGAAGGGACAGGTCGCGATCATAACGGGTGCCAGCCGGGGACTGGGGCAGTACTGCGCAGCTGGTTTTGCCCAGGAAGGCGCGCGCGTTGCCGTGGTGGCCCGCACTGAGGAGGAGAAGGACCAGCGATTACCCGGCACCATCCACCACACCGCGGACCTGATACGCCGGTCCGGTGGAGAAGCCCTTGCCGTAGTCTGCAATGTTGCAGATCCGGCGTCGGTCCAGGCAATGGTCGAAAGTGTGCTGGGCGAATGGGGCCGTATCGATATCCTGATGAACAATGCGGCAATTCAACCCCCCGGTGAACACTCTGATATTCAGGAGAAACACTGGAACCTGATGTATAACATCAACGTGAACGGTCCATTGCGCTGCATCCGCGCCGTGTTACCGACGATGCTGCAGCAGAAACACGGCAACATCATCAACATTTCATCCGCCGCCACACTGGGTGGCTCGCCGTATGGGGGAACCAAGCGGGCGCTGGAGGCTATGACGGAAGGGCTTGCCGCTGAGCTTCGCAACAGAGGCATTGCAGTGAATGCGCTGAAGCCCGTCAGTGCCATCGAAACGCCCGGGTTCCGCTTTGCCCAGTTACCCCGGGAAGAGAGTCAGGCGTCAGCTGCGAAGCTGCCGCCGCCGGACAGTTACGTCGAGGCCGCAGTACTGCTGGCATGCCAGACACCGGACACCTATACCGGCCGGATCAACAACGACGCAGAGGTCCTTGCAATCCTCGCTGATCCAGCCACGCAGGAGCGAATGAGGAAGCTGAATCCGGAAGACTGGGTTGCGGCAATGGACGGGTCATAG
- a CDS encoding 2-oxo acid dehydrogenase subunit E2, which translates to MPAEIFLVKVGMSMTEGVVEEWYVPDGGSVRKGELLYRLETEKVNLDVDAEYSGIVKHLVAEGVTMAPGDVIGYLYAEDEAIPERLPDVGSATAHQARPAPAVESAASAGPEGSTPSQLPGGRVRVSPVARRLAREGRIDLTTLTGSGPAGRIVEADVLAAHSARQESARPETDDSRRRSSPMARKLARELGVDMSLVAGTGPGGRITRQDVEQQQAAISTHGAEHATAQADIPVPLTSMRRTIARRMHDSLQSMAQLTMDMDVVMDDAIKLRAQLIDEWADDSIRPTYTDLVIRAAAKALEKHQLMNASFGTAEIILHGAINVGMAVALDDGLIVPVIRSANGLSMRALVQECARLAAAAREGNLRVEELQNGTFTVTALGMYDVDSFTPIINAPQAGILGVNRIRDDIAWDGNRPVRQQRMKLSLTWDHRVLDGAPAARFLASVRDFLESPYRLLV; encoded by the coding sequence GTGCCCGCGGAAATTTTTCTGGTCAAGGTAGGCATGAGCATGACGGAGGGCGTCGTCGAGGAATGGTATGTCCCGGATGGCGGCTCCGTGCGCAAAGGCGAGCTTCTCTATCGTCTTGAAACTGAGAAGGTGAATCTGGATGTGGACGCCGAATACTCCGGCATCGTCAAACACCTGGTTGCCGAAGGCGTGACTATGGCCCCCGGTGATGTGATCGGCTATCTCTACGCAGAGGATGAAGCGATTCCCGAGCGCCTGCCGGATGTCGGTTCGGCCACCGCCCATCAGGCGCGACCTGCGCCAGCGGTTGAATCAGCCGCGTCTGCGGGGCCGGAAGGTTCGACACCGTCGCAGCTGCCCGGCGGACGCGTGAGAGTGTCGCCAGTCGCCCGTCGCCTTGCGCGGGAAGGCCGCATCGACCTGACCACGCTGACCGGCTCGGGACCGGCCGGCCGCATCGTGGAAGCCGATGTCCTGGCCGCGCACTCTGCCCGGCAGGAATCCGCCCGACCGGAAACGGACGATTCGCGTCGACGCTCCTCACCCATGGCCCGCAAACTGGCCCGCGAGCTCGGTGTGGATATGAGTCTGGTTGCTGGCACGGGTCCGGGTGGACGCATTACCAGACAGGATGTGGAACAGCAGCAGGCCGCGATTTCGACGCACGGCGCGGAGCACGCCACGGCACAGGCAGACATCCCGGTTCCCCTCACCAGCATGCGCAGGACGATCGCCCGACGCATGCACGACAGCCTGCAGTCGATGGCACAGCTCACCATGGACATGGATGTGGTGATGGACGATGCGATCAAGCTGCGCGCGCAACTCATTGATGAGTGGGCCGACGACAGTATTCGTCCGACCTACACCGATCTGGTAATCCGCGCTGCAGCAAAGGCGCTGGAGAAACATCAGCTCATGAACGCCAGCTTTGGCACGGCAGAGATCATCCTCCACGGCGCCATCAATGTGGGTATGGCAGTCGCACTCGATGACGGGCTCATCGTGCCGGTCATTCGCAGCGCAAACGGCCTGAGTATGCGGGCGCTGGTGCAGGAGTGTGCGAGGCTGGCTGCAGCTGCTCGAGAAGGCAATCTGCGCGTCGAGGAGCTGCAGAACGGGACATTCACCGTGACCGCCCTGGGCATGTACGACGTGGACTCCTTCACACCCATCATCAACGCGCCTCAGGCGGGCATCCTCGGCGTGAACCGCATTCGCGATGATATCGCCTGGGATGGCAACCGGCCCGTCCGGCAGCAAAGAATGAAGCTGTCGCTGACGTGGGATCATCGGGTCCTGGACGGAGCACCCGCAGCCCGCTTTCTCGCCTCGGTCAGAGACTTTCTGGAATCGCCCTATCGCCTCCTGGTCTGA
- a CDS encoding alpha-ketoacid dehydrogenase subunit beta — protein MMAQAQAKTRELPYVAAITEGVREVLREQDNAFVAGEDVAGAGSVFGYYKGLLEEFGPERIYDTPISEKAIVGLGVGAAATGCRPIIDLMFMDFIGECMDEVANQLAKMRYMFGGRANLPVTMLTMSGAGMSMAAQHSQSLEAWLVHLPGLKVVMPTTSYDAKGLIIAAARDDNPVIVVLNKMSLGLMGAVPEGAYEVPIGVASVVREGSNLTIIALGRMVHEALKAAETLKEIGIDAEIIDPRSLQPFDTATVVNSVEKTHRALVVHEAVRFGGFGGEIAAQIQELAFDYLDAPVARVGAPFSPVPFSPALEKLYIPNAEQIVVEVKKMLGV, from the coding sequence ATGATGGCGCAGGCCCAGGCCAAGACCAGAGAACTCCCTTATGTCGCCGCGATTACTGAGGGGGTACGCGAGGTGCTGAGAGAGCAGGACAACGCCTTTGTCGCCGGCGAGGATGTCGCCGGTGCAGGCAGTGTGTTCGGCTACTACAAAGGGCTGCTGGAAGAGTTCGGTCCGGAGCGGATCTACGACACTCCGATTTCTGAAAAGGCCATCGTCGGTCTGGGTGTAGGTGCCGCCGCTACCGGTTGCCGGCCCATTATCGACCTGATGTTCATGGATTTTATTGGCGAATGCATGGACGAAGTCGCCAATCAACTCGCCAAGATGCGCTATATGTTTGGCGGCCGCGCTAACCTCCCGGTGACCATGCTGACCATGTCGGGAGCGGGTATGAGCATGGCCGCACAGCATTCTCAGTCGCTCGAAGCATGGCTGGTCCATCTGCCAGGACTGAAAGTGGTCATGCCGACCACATCCTACGACGCCAAAGGTCTGATCATCGCTGCTGCCCGCGACGATAACCCGGTGATCGTGGTGCTGAACAAGATGTCCCTCGGCCTGATGGGTGCAGTTCCGGAAGGTGCCTACGAAGTTCCCATCGGGGTGGCCAGTGTGGTTCGGGAAGGCAGCAATCTGACCATCATTGCCCTGGGCCGTATGGTTCATGAGGCGTTGAAAGCGGCCGAGACGCTCAAGGAAATCGGTATCGACGCCGAGATCATCGATCCACGCTCACTGCAGCCTTTCGATACGGCAACCGTGGTGAATTCTGTTGAGAAGACTCACCGGGCGCTGGTCGTGCACGAAGCCGTGCGCTTCGGTGGTTTTGGCGGTGAGATCGCAGCACAGATCCAGGAACTGGCATTCGACTATCTTGATGCGCCTGTGGCGCGCGTCGGTGCGCCTTTTTCACCGGTACCCTTCAGTCCGGCACTGGAAAAACTCTATATCCCCAATGCTGAACAGATCGTTGTCGAAGTCAAAAAGATGCTGGGTGTTTGA
- a CDS encoding acyl-CoA dehydrogenase family protein, which produces MIDFEIPPEARAVREQVRQFVHEECIPAEAELEHREPMEVVKALRVKARANGLWCPFIPKEYGGMGLGPLANALVQMELHESLLGALALNCQAPDDASMMTILHHATESQRERYLQPLIEGSKRICFSMTERAAGADATGLRTSAVLEGDNWILNGEKWFSSSASVADLALVVARTDPDAPRHEQYSAFLVELPDPGYRILRNIPVMTPASEIEEALGHTHAEVEIRNLVVPRESLLGGRGKGFDMGQHRLAYGRLRHGMHNISIAQRALDMATKHVIERETFGKRLADRQGVQWMLADCASQLYLARLTLLHIAYKAEKGFDLRQENSIAKVYLANMVHQVVDTAIQLHGALGYSQDTPLARWYTSIRMQRLGDGPDEVHRWRIGRNLIRAYEKYGTTASAAGGDLV; this is translated from the coding sequence ATGATTGATTTTGAGATTCCTCCCGAAGCCCGCGCCGTGCGCGAGCAGGTGCGGCAGTTCGTGCACGAGGAATGTATTCCGGCCGAAGCTGAGCTGGAGCACCGCGAACCCATGGAAGTCGTCAAAGCGCTGCGTGTAAAGGCCCGCGCGAACGGTCTCTGGTGCCCTTTCATACCGAAAGAGTATGGCGGCATGGGATTGGGGCCGCTGGCCAACGCACTGGTTCAGATGGAACTCCACGAAAGCTTACTGGGTGCGCTGGCGCTCAACTGCCAGGCTCCCGATGACGCTTCGATGATGACGATTCTCCATCACGCCACCGAATCCCAGCGCGAACGTTATCTGCAACCATTGATCGAAGGCAGTAAACGCATCTGTTTCTCGATGACGGAGCGCGCCGCCGGAGCCGACGCCACAGGCCTGCGCACCAGTGCAGTGCTCGAGGGGGACAACTGGATTCTCAATGGCGAAAAATGGTTTTCCTCTTCGGCAAGTGTTGCGGATCTGGCGCTCGTAGTCGCGCGAACGGATCCTGACGCCCCGCGTCATGAGCAGTACAGTGCCTTTCTCGTCGAACTGCCGGACCCCGGATACAGGATCCTGCGGAATATTCCGGTCATGACACCGGCATCGGAAATCGAAGAAGCGCTCGGGCACACGCACGCTGAAGTCGAGATCAGGAATCTGGTGGTGCCCAGGGAGAGCCTGCTCGGAGGTCGGGGCAAGGGTTTCGACATGGGTCAGCATCGCCTCGCCTACGGGCGGCTGCGACACGGAATGCACAATATCTCCATTGCGCAGCGCGCACTGGATATGGCGACGAAGCACGTCATCGAGCGTGAGACGTTCGGCAAACGCCTCGCTGATCGACAGGGTGTGCAGTGGATGCTTGCGGACTGTGCGAGCCAGTTGTATCTGGCGCGCCTGACACTTCTGCACATCGCCTACAAGGCAGAGAAGGGTTTCGACCTGCGCCAGGAGAACTCGATTGCCAAGGTGTATCTCGCCAACATGGTTCACCAGGTGGTGGATACCGCCATACAACTGCACGGGGCACTGGGCTACAGCCAGGATACGCCGCTTGCGCGCTGGTATACGTCGATCCGCATGCAGCGTCTCGGCGATGGGCCCGACGAAGTACACCGCTGGCGTATTGGACGCAATCTGATCAGGGCCTATGAAAAATACGGCACCACGGCGTCTGCCGCGGGCGGTGATCTGGTGTGA
- the oxc gene encoding oxalyl-CoA decarboxylase: MATIDGATIIARCLRQQGVDYMFGIVGFPVFGIAVAAQKEGITYIGMRNEQSASYAAQAAGYLTGRPQACLVVSGPGVIHAFAGLANARHNCWPMILIGGASPTYQNGMGAFQEERQVELAAPYCKYAQGVDSVARIPYYVEQAVRTSLYGRPGPVYLDMPDNVISGEIDEDNVVAAATIGAAPRSQAQPDDIEAALAALESAQRPLVVVGKGMAWSRAEQEVREFIQRTQLPFLASPMGKGILPDDDPLSVGAARSTALREADLVFLMGARLNWIMHFGLPPRFAPGVRIVQLDISAEEIGTNVPAEIALLGDGRAVTQQLNAALADRQWFYPADAPWRGLLKARAEENQAAVAPMVDDESVPMNYYRAYRDIEDWLPENAIIIGEGAHTMDIGRTQMSNRAARNRLDAGTYGTMGIGLGFTIAAAVVHPDRPIVAVQGDSAFGFSGMELETVCRYKLPIKLIVLNNGGIAGGVAELPANGPIPPFALTPGAHYERIMEAFGGRGFYVEDPQDLRGALDSALAFDGPALVNVRISPRAGRKPQQFGWLTT; encoded by the coding sequence ATGGCTACCATCGACGGCGCTACCATCATCGCGAGATGCCTCAGGCAACAGGGCGTTGACTACATGTTCGGCATCGTGGGCTTTCCGGTATTCGGGATTGCCGTGGCCGCACAGAAAGAGGGCATCACCTACATCGGGATGCGTAATGAGCAGTCAGCCAGCTATGCAGCGCAGGCCGCGGGCTATCTGACCGGTCGTCCGCAGGCCTGTCTGGTGGTATCCGGACCCGGCGTGATCCATGCCTTTGCCGGTCTCGCCAACGCCCGGCACAACTGCTGGCCCATGATACTCATCGGCGGGGCTTCGCCCACCTATCAGAACGGCATGGGGGCATTTCAGGAAGAGCGCCAGGTGGAACTCGCCGCGCCTTACTGCAAATACGCCCAGGGGGTCGACAGCGTGGCGCGCATCCCCTACTACGTGGAGCAGGCTGTTCGCACCTCACTTTACGGCCGGCCTGGTCCGGTCTATCTCGACATGCCCGACAATGTGATCAGCGGCGAGATTGACGAAGACAACGTAGTCGCAGCCGCGACAATCGGCGCAGCGCCGCGCTCCCAGGCGCAACCCGACGACATTGAAGCAGCGCTGGCGGCGCTGGAATCCGCCCAGCGGCCCCTCGTGGTGGTGGGCAAGGGTATGGCCTGGTCACGGGCCGAACAGGAGGTGCGCGAATTCATCCAGCGCACCCAGCTGCCGTTCCTCGCCTCGCCCATGGGCAAAGGCATTCTGCCCGACGACGATCCGCTGTCGGTGGGTGCGGCGCGCAGCACGGCGCTGCGGGAAGCCGATCTGGTCTTCCTGATGGGCGCGCGCCTGAACTGGATCATGCATTTCGGCCTGCCGCCGCGTTTCGCGCCGGGCGTGCGGATAGTGCAGCTGGATATTTCCGCGGAGGAGATCGGCACCAACGTGCCTGCCGAGATTGCACTGCTCGGTGACGGCAGGGCGGTTACACAGCAGCTCAATGCGGCACTTGCAGACCGTCAGTGGTTCTATCCGGCGGATGCGCCCTGGCGCGGCTTACTGAAAGCCAGGGCCGAAGAGAATCAGGCCGCAGTCGCGCCGATGGTGGACGATGAGTCAGTGCCGATGAATTACTACCGCGCCTATCGCGATATCGAGGACTGGCTGCCCGAAAACGCCATCATCATCGGTGAGGGTGCCCACACCATGGACATCGGCCGCACCCAGATGTCCAACCGTGCTGCCCGCAACCGCCTGGACGCCGGCACCTACGGCACCATGGGTATTGGTCTGGGATTCACCATTGCCGCCGCGGTGGTACACCCGGATCGACCGATCGTAGCCGTACAGGGTGACAGCGCGTTCGGCTTTTCGGGCATGGAACTGGAAACCGTTTGCCGCTACAAACTGCCGATCAAACTCATCGTGCTGAACAACGGCGGCATCGCTGGCGGAGTTGCGGAACTGCCAGCCAACGGCCCCATTCCGCCGTTCGCCCTCACTCCGGGTGCGCACTACGAACGCATCATGGAGGCCTTCGGCGGGCGCGGATTCTACGTGGAAGATCCACAGGACCTGCGCGGAGCGCTGGACTCAGCCCTGGCGTTTGACGGCCCCGCGCTGGTCAACGTTCGCATCAGCCCGCGGGCAGGCCGCAAGCCCCAGCAGTTCGGCTGGCTTACCACCTGA
- a CDS encoding phosphotransferase family protein gives MASLDETAFTRRLEEILVAQLPFCRSLLAADRLSGGASQETYRLEIDCADGRRALALRRAPGGGFDESSEADRPGLAGEAQLMRSARAAGVPAPEVYYVLAEEDGLGAGFIMEWIDGEALGARIVRGPEYAAIRPRLACEIGRILARIHSIDIPASGLENYLTRIPAGQFIRQTWNRYIALNTPQPMIDYTARWLSEHLVETEDLVLVHNDFRTGNFMITPERVVAVLDWEGAHIGDPLRDLGWICTNSWRYGGELPVGGFGSYEDLLRGYEEVSGRKVDVEQVRFWQVFGSFWWAVTCLDMVALFRDGPDGSVERASIGRRSSEALIDCVNMIIPGPVDLIGPGPGEPNLDMPGADELVAAVSDFLRTQVMAETEGRTSFLARVSANALDIVLRELSLHSEHRRRELASLRSFYGSDGEADLPGLRGRLVQSLRDGSQQLNDERLTYHLRNTVVNQVAIDQPRYSGLKQALAIPAESSN, from the coding sequence GTGGCCAGTTTGGATGAGACGGCATTCACCAGACGACTGGAAGAGATCCTGGTCGCACAGCTCCCCTTCTGCAGATCACTGCTTGCAGCCGATCGGCTGTCCGGTGGCGCGAGTCAGGAAACATATCGCCTTGAAATAGACTGTGCTGATGGCCGGCGAGCGCTGGCACTGCGGCGGGCTCCGGGAGGCGGCTTTGACGAATCGTCTGAAGCCGATCGACCGGGGCTTGCCGGTGAGGCGCAGCTGATGCGCAGCGCCCGCGCTGCGGGGGTACCAGCACCGGAAGTCTACTATGTGCTCGCCGAGGAGGACGGACTGGGCGCCGGGTTCATCATGGAGTGGATCGACGGCGAAGCTCTGGGCGCGCGCATCGTCCGCGGACCGGAATACGCTGCCATCAGACCACGGCTCGCCTGTGAGATCGGCCGAATCCTCGCCCGCATCCACAGCATCGATATCCCTGCCAGCGGACTCGAGAACTACCTGACCCGCATACCGGCAGGCCAGTTCATCAGGCAGACCTGGAACCGCTACATCGCTCTGAACACCCCCCAGCCGATGATCGACTACACCGCACGATGGCTTAGCGAACATCTGGTCGAGACAGAGGATCTGGTGCTGGTGCACAACGATTTCCGCACCGGTAATTTCATGATTACGCCTGAACGCGTGGTAGCTGTGCTCGACTGGGAGGGCGCACACATTGGCGACCCCCTGCGTGATCTGGGATGGATCTGCACTAACTCCTGGCGCTACGGAGGTGAGCTCCCGGTGGGTGGTTTCGGCAGCTATGAGGATCTCCTGCGCGGCTACGAAGAGGTCTCCGGCAGAAAAGTAGACGTGGAACAGGTCCGTTTCTGGCAGGTGTTCGGATCTTTCTGGTGGGCGGTAACCTGCCTCGACATGGTGGCGCTGTTTCGCGATGGTCCCGATGGCTCTGTGGAACGCGCCAGCATTGGCCGGCGGTCTTCGGAGGCACTGATCGATTGCGTCAATATGATCATTCCCGGCCCGGTGGATCTGATTGGCCCGGGACCCGGTGAGCCCAACCTGGATATGCCGGGCGCTGATGAGCTGGTGGCGGCCGTCAGCGATTTCCTGCGCACGCAGGTGATGGCGGAAACCGAGGGCCGGACCAGTTTCCTGGCCCGGGTATCGGCCAATGCACTCGATATCGTGCTGCGCGAATTGTCCCTGCATTCTGAACACAGGCGTCGGGAACTCGCGAGCCTCCGCAGTTTCTACGGCAGCGACGGCGAAGCCGATCTGCCGGGCTTACGCGGTCGTCTGGTCCAGTCGCTGCGCGACGGCTCGCAGCAGTTGAATGATGAGAGACTGACGTACCACCTGCGCAATACGGTGGTCAATCAGGTCGCGATCGACCAGCCGCGGTACAGTGGGCTCAAGCAGGCGCTCGCCATCCCGGCTGAGTCGTCGAACTGA
- a CDS encoding PQQ-binding-like beta-propeller repeat protein: MSFYEGIWSQLSPAAPGGLEPVVCGFQEDPRTRMQKGHEMKKKYTGIIVATLMALTLSTSPFATAGSVSFTGHQAEAGDAVYQQACLPCHQPGGGAGVIPVLVDDSFNTRWAGRPLSDLFAAIKRMPPGTRMGDEDYVNITAYLLKTHGFASGDTPLPADMKALASMSLPAAKNSVDTHSVAGDAKHPLLAALSPVTEERLANPPPGDWLSFGRSNDKAGFSPLQDINRKTIHRLAPDWDLRLAAGTNNPTPLVHDGVMFLYTFPDTVMALDATSGSLLWRYRHEPVGIASSRRMGIALGGDKVFVPTSDMHMLALDMKTGEKVWAAKIASQISTTESEIEGIPSSISRYDLRAAPTVAAGKVIMGVVSSVVPTGGFIFALDMDSGEESWRFRTIAQPGTPGGNSWNGLPAEQRSGGSVWSAASYEPDLGLVYFGIAPTYNVQPFYKPSDDPSQTREAKYTNGTVALDAKTGALRWSYSHHILDHWDLDWAFERQIMDLTIEGRKRRVIATVSKGALLDALDAATGEYLFSVAMGIHTTISAIDPVTGMKINNPDTEPGREEPYLICPAAFGARSWTPTAFDPSRKLLYQPFIEACFSADGTGFPLLGTGVAVNIGTWPGSKGRIGRLHAIDMEKGETRWLHRQVTPIISSTLATAGGLVFAGDLDPSLKAFDSASGEVVWKHPLTDDPSSSIVSYAVRNKQYIALVIGQSNNHHRDWKNYYNRVTAVNGWDRPAPIEGSGASIQVFALEK; the protein is encoded by the coding sequence GTGAGCTTTTATGAGGGTATCTGGTCTCAGCTCTCCCCGGCTGCGCCGGGAGGGCTCGAACCGGTCGTCTGCGGCTTCCAGGAAGACCCCAGGACCCGAATGCAGAAAGGCCATGAGATGAAGAAGAAATATACCGGGATAATCGTTGCAACCCTCATGGCCCTGACCCTGTCAACGAGTCCCTTCGCCACTGCCGGTTCGGTTTCATTTACCGGGCACCAGGCAGAAGCAGGTGATGCGGTTTACCAACAGGCCTGCCTGCCCTGCCATCAGCCCGGCGGGGGTGCGGGGGTCATACCGGTGCTGGTGGACGACAGCTTCAATACCCGCTGGGCTGGTCGACCGCTGTCCGATCTTTTTGCCGCCATCAAGCGAATGCCTCCGGGAACCCGTATGGGAGACGAGGACTACGTCAACATCACCGCTTATCTTCTGAAGACGCACGGTTTCGCATCCGGCGACACCCCGTTGCCTGCGGACATGAAGGCTCTGGCTTCGATGAGCCTGCCCGCCGCAAAAAATTCGGTCGATACCCATAGCGTTGCCGGGGATGCAAAACACCCGCTGCTCGCCGCCCTGTCCCCCGTGACCGAAGAGCGGCTCGCCAATCCACCGCCGGGAGACTGGTTGAGCTTTGGACGCAGCAACGATAAAGCCGGTTTCAGTCCGCTGCAGGACATCAACAGGAAAACCATCCATCGCCTGGCCCCCGACTGGGACCTCAGGCTCGCCGCTGGAACCAACAACCCCACCCCCCTGGTTCACGACGGCGTCATGTTCCTCTATACCTTCCCGGATACCGTTATGGCGCTGGACGCCACCAGCGGCAGTCTGCTGTGGCGCTATCGGCACGAACCGGTGGGTATTGCCTCGAGCCGCAGGATGGGTATCGCACTGGGGGGCGACAAAGTGTTTGTTCCCACTTCCGACATGCACATGCTCGCTCTCGATATGAAAACCGGTGAAAAGGTCTGGGCAGCGAAAATCGCATCGCAAATCAGTACCACCGAATCCGAGATCGAAGGCATTCCAAGTTCCATATCCCGCTATGATTTGCGCGCCGCACCGACAGTAGCCGCCGGCAAGGTGATCATGGGCGTGGTATCCAGCGTGGTTCCCACGGGCGGATTTATTTTTGCCCTCGATATGGATAGCGGCGAAGAGTCCTGGCGTTTTCGTACCATCGCGCAACCGGGCACACCGGGTGGTAACAGCTGGAATGGACTGCCTGCTGAACAACGCTCGGGTGGTTCGGTCTGGAGCGCAGCGAGTTATGAGCCCGACCTCGGCCTGGTGTATTTCGGCATCGCTCCTACCTACAACGTGCAGCCCTTTTACAAGCCCTCGGATGATCCCTCCCAGACTCGTGAGGCGAAATACACTAACGGCACCGTCGCGCTCGATGCGAAAACCGGTGCACTGCGCTGGAGTTATTCCCATCACATCCTGGATCACTGGGATCTCGACTGGGCCTTTGAGCGCCAGATCATGGACCTGACCATCGAGGGCAGAAAACGGCGCGTCATCGCCACCGTAAGCAAGGGGGCATTACTGGACGCACTGGATGCAGCGACCGGCGAGTACCTGTTTTCGGTGGCAATGGGCATCCATACCACCATCAGCGCCATCGACCCGGTAACCGGAATGAAAATCAACAATCCGGATACCGAACCGGGACGCGAAGAGCCTTATCTGATCTGTCCTGCCGCCTTTGGAGCACGCAGCTGGACGCCCACCGCCTTTGATCCGAGTCGCAAACTGCTGTATCAGCCCTTCATTGAAGCCTGCTTTTCGGCCGATGGGACCGGTTTTCCCCTGCTGGGTACCGGGGTTGCCGTAAACATCGGAACCTGGCCCGGCAGCAAGGGCAGGATCGGCAGGCTGCACGCCATCGATATGGAAAAGGGCGAAACCCGGTGGCTGCACCGCCAGGTGACACCAATCATCAGTTCAACGCTTGCAACAGCGGGCGGACTGGTATTCGCCGGTGACCTCGACCCTTCACTGAAAGCCTTTGACAGTGCCTCCGGTGAAGTGGTCTGGAAACACCCGCTGACGGACGACCCCAGCAGCAGCATCGTGTCCTATGCAGTCAGGAACAAGCAATACATCGCTCTGGTGATCGGGCAGTCGAATAATCACCACCGGGACTGGAAGAACTATTACAACCGGGTCACCGCCGTGAACGGGTGGGATCGTCCCGCCCCCATCGAAGGCAGCGGCGCGTCCATACAGGTTTTCGCCCTCGAAAAGTAG